The Falco naumanni isolate bFalNau1 chromosome 1, bFalNau1.pat, whole genome shotgun sequence genome window below encodes:
- the LOC121087383 gene encoding neuropeptide-like protein C4orf48 homolog translates to MALPSVWSVMRVAIPFISVVGLLSMRLVGASQDPGSVIPAESRPCVDCHAFEFMQRALQDLKKTAYNLDARTETLLLRVEKRGLCDCFRAVH, encoded by the exons ATGGCGTTGCCGTCTGTCTGGAGTGTGATGCGTGTGGCGATCCCGTTCATCTCAGTGGTTGGCCTGCTAAGCATGAGGCTTGTAGGGGCCAGCCAGGACCCTGGGAGTGTGATTCCTGCAGAAA GTCGCCCCTGTGTTGACTGCCATGCATTTGAGTTCATGCAGAGGGCGTTGCAGGATTTAAAGAAGACAGCATATAATCTAGACGCACGG acagaaacCCTCCTCCTGAGAGTGGAAAAGAGAGGCCTGTGTGATTGCTTTCGTGCAGTACACTGA